DNA from Rosa rugosa chromosome 6, drRosRugo1.1, whole genome shotgun sequence:
TTTCAAAGGCCAGATTGTTTGTGCCACCATATTGATATAAGCTTGTCTTTCTTTCCAAATACCCATTTGGCAACAGGTCATGTATATGGCAGCTAGCTCTTTAATTAGTATATTCTCACTATAGCCAATTGCAGGTTCTGTTTATATCCTTGTCCTATAGTGATCAATTTGTTTGATCAATTTGTTGAGGTCATAATATCAAAATAACAGTCATAATTAATATGTGCTTACTTATTCCATAGAAGCAACAAAGTGAAACGCCGGATGCAATATCAAGGTCTGATGTTTGGCTTCGTGCCTATGAAGCAAAGCAGAAGAAGGGGTCAATTGAGGAAGCTGTGGATTCAGAAATAGTGGTAACAAGCATCTATAGTAAAATGTTTTTGTTCAaagtatataatatatatatgtactatTCTTACATTATTACCTCCCTGCTCAATTTTGTCTTAGCCTTTGAATTACATAAATATTCTCAGCACTGATCTTGCTATATATTTGTTCATAGATCATGTGATGAAAACTTTGTGCTTATGTATTTAGTTATGTATTCTTTATATATGTAGAAACAAGTGAAAAAgtacaaggaagaagaagaaacagttTCTGGACTGTCTTCTATAAAGAATGATGTTGTTGCAAAAGTGCTTGGTCCAGATCCACGAGGACGAGTAAGAGGGTATGGGTTCGGTGCACTACCTTCAAAAGTCAATGCTCAATCACATGTAAGTAATAAAGTCACAATGTTAGAGAATGCTCTTGCTGCTCAAACACAAGTGGTAGACAAATTGCAAGAGATGGTGAGAGGCCTTTGTGCTCGGCTAGACCAAGGAGGAAATAACAATGTAAGTTTTGACTTGCATTAGTCTCAGTACATATCTTACCTCTTTTTGACACatttaattagactattgactgccttttttttttttttttcactaaagGAACACACTATTGCACAACAATCTGCTACTGAGATTGGAAATAGAAAACGTAAAGAAAATCCAAGTGTTACAAATACTGGTAGTAATATAGCACAGAGCAAACAGAAAGATGCAAGTGTTAGAAGTTCTTATAATGAGACAGAAAATGGCAGCCCAATGCATCAAAGTTTTAATGGAAAGAAACAACTTTCTGGACAAGTTAACCCAAAAATAGTCCACAAGACAGATTTGGGGAAACAAGTGCAGTTGTTAAGTTGGTTTGCTAAAGAAGAAGTAGTTGTTGCATGTGCTAGCATTATATCAAAAGATCCACAAGTTGAGGTGCATCATGTTCCTCTTGGCCATGATTGTTGGAAAGTATCGGTGCATGAAGTTTTTCATGATATAGCCTTGTATCGCCCAACAAGAGAGTTTAGTAAACTGTATGCATCCATAGGAAGTATGATTGCATGGCCTATCAAGTACATCAAAGTGAATTAGGCATTTTGGAGGTAATTGCTTCTATTTGCTTATGATGCATGAATTGTTGAATTAGAACTTTAGCTTCATGTGTTttccttgaatgaaaattagATTTCATTGCTctctttgtgtttgttttggttatGCAGGTAAAAGTTGGCATCAAACATAATATGAAGATGTTCAAAAGGCCACAGCATGGATCACTATAGATTTATCTTTTGCAATTAACAAAGACAATTCTAATCTAAGGTGGTCTCTAATAATCTagaatattttatattttagcATGGTGATGATAGACTGTTGGTTTAATTAAGTTGTTTTTATACAGTACTAGTGTTGCATATTCATTTATATTTGGTAATGTGATACTTGCAGTTTGTTATCTCTCTTTTTATCTCAATAAATTGTATAGATTTATTTAGATTTTGAAATGGTATCACAAAAtttacaggaaaaaaaaatcggtGCAAATATTACACGCCGTAAATATATCATACGACCACATTTACAGCGTGCTTGTTAATCAATCACGGCGTGCTTCTGATATCAATTATCAATTACGGCGTGCTTTTGAAATCAATTACGGCGTGCTTTCttatttcaaaattgaaataaaaatctCTAAAACCCTTTTACGGCGCTCATTTTTGTCTTTTACAGCGTGCTTCTGAGATCAATCACGGCATGCTTTTGAGATCAATTACGGCGCACATATTt
Protein-coding regions in this window:
- the LOC133716729 gene encoding uncharacterized protein LOC133716729, with protein sequence MFLATSKQPRAEQELREEIQGLERELAEARDRLAEVERRLTKADCDAADARGKLAVAIKRDLEQNARVAQLERDLYLLQERVTAKDKKLDILQRESTARLTEVKKLEGEVARLRAEGDHAAAAAVDAFKQSADYKNAMNEAAKAGALANVEMLKKKGAIDWVKASQPEKQQSETPDAISRSDVWLRAYEAKQKKGSIEEAVDSEIVKQVKKYKEEEETVSGLSSIKNDVVAKVLGPDPRGRVRGYGFGALPSKVNAQSHVSNKVTMLENALAAQTQVVDKLQEMVRGLCARLDQGGNNNEHTIAQQSATEIGNRKRKENPSVTNTGSNIAQSKQKDASVRSSYNETENGSPMHQSFNGKKQLSGQVNPKIVHKTDLGKQVQLLSWFAKEEVVVACASIISKDPQVEVHHVPLGHDCWKVSVHEVFHDIALYRPTREFSKLYASIGSMIAWPIKYIKVN